In a single window of the Salmo trutta unplaced genomic scaffold, fSalTru1.1, whole genome shotgun sequence genome:
- the LOC115184291 gene encoding alpha-1,3/1,6-mannosyltransferase ALG2, translated as MVRVVFLHPDLGIGGAERLVVDAAVALRSRGCSVQIWTAHHDPTHCFSETLDPDLNVVCVGDWLPTSVFGYLHALCAYLRMIYVALYLVFLSGAEYDVVFCDQVSVCIPVLRLSRQRKKVLFYCHFPDQLLTQRGSALKKLYRAPIDRLEELTTGMADTVLVNSCFTAGVFRETFRTLDGVQTDVLYPSLNTHSFDRPPEEQLEQGLGGLIPEGVSCLFLSLNRYERKKSLGLALEGLSSLKTRLSPGDQAGLHLVVAGGYDGRVAENVQHYAELKELAARLGVEDSVTFLRSPSDSQKVALLRGSAGILYTPSREHFGIVPVEAMYCCCPVIAVRSGGPLESVGDGETGFLCEPTAEAFSLAMEKLFRDPQLRRDMGQAGRRRVQEKFSLEAFSDQLHGYILRLTQ; from the exons ATGGTGCGGGTGGTGTTTCTCCACCCAGACCTGGGTATAGGTGGTGCAGAGAGGCTGGTGGTGGATGCAGCTGTAGCTCTACGCTCTCGCGGCTGCAGTGTTCAGATCTGGACGGCCCACCATGACCCCACACACTGCTTCTCAGAGACACTGGACCCAGACCTGAACGTG GTGTGTGTGGGTGACTGGTTGCCCACCAGTGTGTTTGGGTACCTGCATGCCCTGTGTGCCTACCTCAGGATGATCTACGTAGCTCTCTACCTGGTCTTCCTCAGTGGAGCAGAGTACGACGTGGTCTTCTGTGATCAG GTGTCCGTGTGTATCCCAGTCCTGAGGTTGTCTCGTCAGAGGAAAAAGGTTCTGTTCTACTGTCATTTCCCAGACCAGCTCCTGACCCAGAGAGGCTCAGCTCTGAAAAAGCTCTACCGCGCCCCCATAGACAGACTGGAGGAACTCACCACTGGCATGGCTGATACG GTGCTGGTAAACAGTTGTTTCACCGCAGGGGTCTTCAGGGAGACGTTCCGTACCCTGGATGGGGTCCAGACTGacgtcctctacccctccctcaaCACACACAGCTTCGACCGGCCCCCTGAGGAGCAGCTAGAGCAGGGTCTGGGGGGCTTGATCCCTGAAGGCGTGTCCTGCCTCTTCCTGTCTCTGAACCGCTATGAGAGGAAGAAGAGCCTGGGTCTGGCCCTGGAGGGCCTCTCCTCCCTGAAGACCCGCCTCTCCCCGGGGGACCAGGCAGGACTCCACCTGGTGGTGGCAGGGGGGTACGACGGCCGTGTTGCTGAGAACGTCCAGCACTACGCTGAGCTGAAGGAGCTAGCAGCACGGCTGGGAGTAGAGGACTCTGTCACCTTCCTGCGCTCTCCCTCAGACAGCCAGAAGGTGGCGCTGTTGCGGGGCAGCGCAGGCATTCTCTACACGCCCAGCAGAGAGCACTTTGGGATAGTGCCAGTGGAGGCCATGTATTGCTGCTGTCCCGTCATTGCTGTGAGGTCTGGAGGGCCTCTGGAGAGTGTAGGTGACGGGGAGACGGGCTTCCTGTGTGAGCCCACGGCTGAGGCCTTCTCCCTGGCCATGGAGAAGCTGTTCAGAGACCCCCAGCTCCGCAGGGACATGGGCCAGGCCGGCAGGAGGCGGGTTCAGGAGAAGTTCTCCCTGGAGGCCTTCTCAGACCAGCTGCACGGGTACATCCTCAGGCTGACCCAGTGA